The following coding sequences lie in one Arachis ipaensis cultivar K30076 chromosome B05, Araip1.1, whole genome shotgun sequence genomic window:
- the LOC107641802 gene encoding metalloendoproteinase 1-like, protein MSSLIFLLILLVSLPPLLAVKAAVPILPTPQVSALNKGLKDLQVASSQPNITATKSLQIYDGIKKPPTPKPKIHNFEFNVTNQSSVPYYSAPAGAPPQKIEGLHLVKEYLYTYGYIQNNSSSGNFTDLMDENMVSTIKDYQRFFNLDTTGDIDNDTYQQILLPRCGVPDMNVTYDLPVNFSWPQGTLLFANSTKILTYGFDPRYNVQPKIANVFKDSLQRWPDAIGILNFIETTFKDANIKIVFMDLSNNETIGDEFGAALYEGSSFGIMVMDSSKTWVLPNVKTMQWEEGEVDLESVVMHQIGHLLGLSHSTDDSESVMFPSVVASQQRKVELSQDDQVQIQQLYFPGKPSNEHSNSQHGVETGRGFILASLFLGFASMVLF, encoded by the exons ATGTCATCGCTCATCTTTCTCCTTATCCTTCTTGTTTCCCTTCCTCCATTACTAGCAGTTAAAGCGGCGGTTCCAATTCTACCAACTCCTCAGGTTTCAGCACTTAATAAAGGTTTAAAGGACCTTCAAGTAGCTTCATCACAACCTAACATCACTGCTACTAAGTCTTTACAAATCTATGATGGAATCAAGAAACCACCAACTCCAAAACCTAAAATCCATAACTTCGAATTCAATGTTACTAACCAAAGCAGTGTTCCTTACTATTCGGCCCCGGCAGGTGCGCCGCCACAGAAAATCGAAGGCCTCCATTTGGTGAAAGAGTATCTCTACACCTATGGCTACATCCAAAACAATAGTTCTTCTGGAAACTTCACTGATCTCATGGACGAAAACATGGTATCAACTATTAAGGATTACCAACGGTTCTTCAATTTGGACACCACCGGAGACATAGACAATGACACGTATCAGCAGATATTGCTGCCGCGCTGCGGTGTGCCGGATATGAACGTTACTTATGACCTCCCTGTGAATTTCTCATGGCCTCAAGGGACTCTGTTGTTCGCTAACAGCACCAAGATCCTCACGTATGGGTTCGACCCCag GTACAATGTACAACCCAAAATTGCCAATGTGTTCAAAGATTCATTACAGCGATGGCCAGATGCTATAGGGATTCTGAACTTCATAGAGACAACATTCAAAGATGCCAACATCAAGATTGTGTTCATGGACCTTTCTAACAACGAGACGATCGGAGACGAGTTTGGGGCAGCACTTTATGAAGGCTCTAGTTTCGGGATCATGGTAATGGACAGCTCTAAAACATGGGTGCTTCCAAATGTTAAGACAATGCAGTGGGAAGAGGGGGAAGTTGACTTAGAGAGTGTTGTgatgcaccaaattgggcatctTCTGGGGCTTTCACACTCCACCGATGACAGCGAATCGGTTATGTTCCCTTCTGTTGTTGCGTCGCAACAACGGAAGGTGGAGCTCTCGCAAGACGATCAAGTGCAGATCCAACAGTTATATTTCCCTGGTAAGCCTAGTAATGAACATTCAAACTCACAACATGGTGTTGAGACTGGTAGGGGATTCATTTTGGCATCTTTGTTTCTTGGATTTGCTTCCATGGTTCTCTTCTAA